In Geopsychrobacter electrodiphilus DSM 16401, a single window of DNA contains:
- a CDS encoding cbb3-type cytochrome c oxidase subunit I yields MEKPEYNTDIVRSFIHWSVLWGLVAVLVGVTVSFQMTNPELNFPPYFTFGRLRPIHTNAGIYGWGVGTIFAMFIYITQRLCKVRIWSDKLARFQLWFFNITILASAVTLLLGYTTSKEYHEMEWPIDLMVIVLWVVFAINIIMTIIKRQEEQMYISLWYIMASIIGVAILYTVDAAEVPVSLFKSYSAYAGTNDANVHWWFGHNAVAMALTAPPLAMFYYFLPKTTGVPIYSHKLSIVAFWSLIFMYLWTGAHHLLWTPVPDWIQTLAMAFSVMLIAPSWGSVINGYMSMKGQWHQMRENYIVKFLILGITFYGLQTLQGPMQAIRSFSAFIHYTDWVPAHIHMGTMGWVSMISFASIYYMVPRIYGKEIYSIPLANLHFWLVLIGQLVWTISLWVAGVMQAGMWNAMNPDGSLTYTFMDTMVQMYPFWWARTFGGLIFLSGLLVFIYNLFKSFQSGEKTVSVATTAAGRA; encoded by the coding sequence ATGGAGAAACCGGAATACAACACAGACATTGTCAGGAGTTTTATACACTGGAGCGTTCTCTGGGGGCTGGTTGCAGTCCTGGTTGGTGTCACGGTTTCGTTTCAAATGACCAATCCTGAACTGAACTTCCCTCCCTATTTCACCTTCGGTCGTCTACGCCCGATTCATACCAATGCCGGTATTTACGGCTGGGGGGTCGGCACCATCTTCGCCATGTTCATTTATATCACCCAACGACTGTGCAAGGTCAGGATCTGGAGCGACAAACTGGCCAGGTTCCAGCTGTGGTTTTTTAATATCACCATCCTCGCCTCGGCGGTCACTCTACTCCTTGGCTACACGACGTCCAAGGAATATCACGAGATGGAGTGGCCGATCGACCTGATGGTCATCGTCCTCTGGGTGGTCTTTGCCATTAACATTATTATGACGATTATCAAGCGTCAGGAAGAGCAGATGTATATCTCGCTCTGGTACATAATGGCGTCAATCATCGGCGTGGCGATCCTTTATACGGTTGATGCCGCCGAAGTCCCGGTTTCACTGTTTAAATCCTACTCGGCCTATGCCGGGACCAATGATGCCAATGTACACTGGTGGTTCGGGCACAATGCGGTGGCAATGGCCTTGACCGCCCCGCCGCTGGCGATGTTCTACTATTTCCTGCCAAAAACAACCGGGGTGCCGATCTACAGCCATAAGCTTTCGATCGTCGCCTTCTGGTCACTGATCTTCATGTACCTCTGGACCGGAGCCCACCATCTACTCTGGACCCCGGTGCCCGACTGGATCCAGACGTTGGCGATGGCCTTTTCGGTGATGTTGATCGCCCCCTCCTGGGGCTCGGTCATCAACGGCTACATGTCGATGAAAGGACAGTGGCACCAGATGCGCGAGAACTACATTGTCAAATTTCTGATCCTCGGCATTACCTTTTACGGACTGCAAACCCTGCAGGGACCAATGCAGGCGATCCGTTCCTTCTCGGCGTTTATCCATTACACCGACTGGGTGCCTGCCCATATCCACATGGGCACCATGGGTTGGGTCTCGATGATCAGTTTCGCCTCCATTTACTATATGGTTCCGCGTATCTACGGCAAAGAGATCTATAGTATCCCTCTGGCAAACCTGCACTTCTGGTTGGTTTTGATCGGACAGTTGGTCTGGACAATCTCACTCTGGGTCGCCGGGGTGATGCAGGCCGGGATGTGGAACGCCATGAATCCAGATGGCAGCCTGACCTACACCTTTATGGATACCATGGTGCAAATGTACCCCTTTTGGTGGGCACGAACCTTTGGCGGGCTCATCTTCCTCAGTGGGCTCCTGGTCTTTATCTACAACCTGTTTAAATCTTTCCAGAGCGGTGAGAAGACCGTCTCCGTTGCCACCACCGCAGCAGGGAGGGCCTAA